A genomic region of Lysinibacillus sp. 2017 contains the following coding sequences:
- the nadX gene encoding aspartate dehydrogenase, giving the protein MNIGLIGAGAISRFLLDEINQKQLKAFRIQSVFVRDKEKYCSLEEAYGVQLYTDLNEFLNSEIDIVVEAADIEAVKNLIPTVIERKDVVLISVGALADTEVLTELLEVAEQRGNQLYLPSGAIGGLDLLQNANALGTVTYVSLTTRKPASSLIKEQIDEAQVVFEGKATDAIKQFPKNMNVSIVLALAGIGFDKTKVSLVADPHISQNIHEIQLLGDFGEATLTIKNNPLPANPKTSYLAAMSILGTLQRIHGRLLIGR; this is encoded by the coding sequence ATGAACATAGGACTAATCGGCGCAGGAGCAATTTCCCGATTTTTATTAGATGAAATTAACCAAAAGCAGTTGAAGGCGTTTCGGATTCAAAGTGTTTTTGTGAGAGATAAAGAGAAATATTGTTCATTAGAAGAGGCGTATGGGGTACAGCTGTATACAGACTTGAACGAATTTTTAAATTCAGAAATCGATATTGTCGTGGAGGCAGCGGATATTGAGGCAGTAAAAAACTTAATCCCGACGGTAATTGAGCGAAAGGATGTCGTGTTGATAAGTGTTGGTGCGCTTGCGGATACGGAAGTTTTGACTGAGCTTTTAGAAGTGGCTGAACAAAGAGGCAATCAACTGTATTTACCATCTGGTGCAATTGGGGGATTGGATTTATTGCAAAACGCGAACGCACTTGGTACTGTGACATACGTTTCATTGACTACTAGAAAGCCAGCTAGTTCTTTAATAAAAGAACAGATTGACGAAGCACAGGTTGTATTTGAAGGGAAGGCAACCGATGCTATTAAACAATTCCCCAAAAATATGAATGTCTCGATTGTCCTAGCACTTGCAGGGATTGGCTTTGATAAAACGAAGGTGTCTTTAGTGGCAGATCCGCATATCTCGCAAAACATACATGAGATTCAACTACTCGGCGACTTTGGGGAAGCTACGTTGACGATTAAAAATAATCCGCTTCCAGCAAATCCGAAAACGAGTTATTTAGCTGCGATGAGTATTTTAGGGACATTACAGCGGATACATGGGCGTCTATTAATCGGACGATAG
- a CDS encoding Fic family protein — protein sequence MYEKLSKLFYKLSSAECNEEYEKRLNDYGAYKTNLTIKGFRKGQLTKDEFELFYVNVPSLMKLNNEVLINSSKITSLVNLLPKFVVRPYFNKLIINEAQSTNEIEGIKSTKRELSEALQELEKSEPKNKKFTGLMKTYLHIENIKPFEKLEDIRTLYDELVSEEISSTDKPDGVLFRKEYVEINDGNSTTHIGVSGEDNISLHLNSLINYLKSEDQPELYKYMVAHYFYEYIHPFYDGNGRTGRLVVGSYLARYLEKYSAITFSYAVNKNKSVYYKALEEIPFPTNKGEVTFYLIDMLKLLSDGQKGIIEDLEINFMKLDKIERYLKELDTITKEAKNVLYILITINVFVSEDIQLKLQELAGLSQLSRYKLEKVFVELEALHYIELVGKNPKSYKVTDACLEGILPI from the coding sequence ATGTACGAAAAACTTTCTAAGCTTTTTTATAAGTTAAGCTCAGCTGAGTGCAATGAAGAGTATGAGAAAAGATTGAATGATTATGGCGCTTATAAAACGAATCTGACAATTAAAGGTTTTAGAAAAGGGCAGTTGACGAAGGATGAGTTTGAACTATTTTATGTGAATGTACCGAGTCTCATGAAGTTAAACAATGAGGTACTAATCAATAGCTCGAAGATTACATCGTTAGTGAATCTACTACCAAAATTTGTCGTGCGTCCGTATTTTAATAAACTGATTATTAATGAAGCGCAGAGTACGAATGAAATTGAAGGCATTAAAAGTACAAAGCGAGAGTTGAGTGAGGCATTACAGGAGCTTGAAAAATCAGAGCCAAAAAACAAAAAGTTTACTGGCTTAATGAAAACATATTTGCATATAGAAAATATAAAGCCTTTTGAAAAGCTTGAAGATATTAGAACGCTCTATGATGAGCTTGTATCTGAAGAAATCTCGAGTACTGATAAACCAGACGGAGTGCTGTTCAGAAAAGAATACGTTGAAATCAATGACGGCAATTCTACTACGCACATCGGTGTGAGTGGTGAGGACAATATTTCATTACACCTTAACAGCCTTATCAATTACTTAAAGTCTGAAGATCAACCTGAACTTTATAAATATATGGTGGCACATTATTTTTATGAATATATTCATCCATTTTATGATGGTAACGGACGGACAGGGCGACTAGTTGTTGGGAGTTATTTAGCTAGATATTTAGAAAAATATTCGGCTATTACGTTCTCGTATGCAGTAAATAAAAATAAAAGTGTGTACTATAAAGCATTAGAGGAAATCCCTTTCCCCACGAATAAGGGAGAAGTAACATTTTATTTAATCGATATGTTAAAGTTGCTTTCCGATGGGCAAAAGGGAATTATTGAGGACCTAGAAATCAACTTTATGAAGCTTGATAAAATCGAGCGCTATTTAAAAGAGTTAGATACGATTACAAAAGAAGCTAAAAATGTATTATATATTTTAATTACTATTAATGTGTTTGTGAGTGAAGATATTCAACTGAAACTACAGGAGCTAGCAGGACTTTCACAATTATCGAGATACAAGTTAGAAAAAGTATTCGTAGAATTAGAGGCCCTTCATTATATTGAACTAGTAGGGAAAAATCCAAAGTCCTATAAAGTAACAGATGCTTGTTTAGAGGGAATCCTGCCTATATAA
- a CDS encoding YcdB/YcdC domain-containing protein gives MVTFKKASVLLSATALSVGLLAPMASASTFGNERMETLPIQVAQTNTTVTKADLMKRFRALFPSEFPNVTEKDFRMGTGYSHPKDTSERYELNFSKNIDNQYVYGSFIFVGETLELEQFHYQPITSKDVLFPAKYSKGEAQKVADKFMGKFDKAEEYELVPNEINYYSSSILTQPIQYSFTYMKKKSGVSISDQSINISVLGDGTVASYYKTQSGKDNFTYDDPSKVQSESVIANRLQDALKAQLSYRVETDYKTGKNTVKLVYQPNSEVTSGVHALTGDWLTTEGLSSTVPNQTITPIVTKPLAPKQPNLTSEQVQALAQKLLATDLKGVKLTIESVEETTTETGKAVYNIQYMYQYRNGGTGTVLVIDKATGEIINYSNIKNNLEVEEVDSNTKAELTRQQALEKAVAHVKEWLPSYAHQYALPVNEGSYEKYNDSYNFMFPRIVNGLTVVGDQISVSVDAKTGDLTSLHVNAYDNIEWPAATDILTQQEATKLLGSQLKVKLQYVNHSKVENEKHYSLAYQPVFKEGSSAVIDAKTGEWLDAYGMASSDKPTIEHPTAAEELNYLIHAGILEADEKFNPDAAVTKETALKVLLNSVTYMYYNSRLNEYETTNQSFTDIAPDHAIYQFVNRGLKMGMLDTSNGTFNATATLSKQELAKWVTGTLKLSKAAKLSEIYELNYSDAAQVDKELRGYVALAYAMGLLEAENNQLKPKSEVTYAQLAQVTIRLAHKMNEYQIDNY, from the coding sequence ATGGTAACTTTTAAAAAGGCAAGTGTATTGTTATCTGCAACAGCACTATCTGTTGGATTATTAGCACCAATGGCAAGCGCTTCAACGTTTGGAAATGAGCGTATGGAGACATTGCCAATTCAAGTCGCACAAACGAATACAACGGTAACAAAAGCTGATTTAATGAAGCGTTTTCGAGCGCTATTTCCAAGTGAGTTTCCAAATGTAACCGAAAAAGATTTTCGTATGGGGACAGGCTACTCACATCCTAAAGATACTTCGGAACGTTATGAACTCAATTTTTCAAAGAACATTGATAATCAATATGTATATGGAAGCTTTATATTCGTTGGGGAAACGTTAGAGTTAGAACAATTTCATTATCAACCAATAACTTCAAAAGATGTATTGTTCCCAGCAAAATATTCAAAAGGCGAAGCGCAAAAAGTGGCGGACAAGTTTATGGGGAAATTCGACAAGGCTGAAGAATATGAGCTTGTACCAAATGAAATCAATTATTATTCATCTTCTATTTTAACGCAACCGATTCAATACTCATTTACGTATATGAAGAAAAAGTCGGGTGTATCGATTTCGGATCAATCTATTAATATAAGTGTATTAGGGGATGGCACAGTAGCATCTTATTATAAAACACAAAGTGGAAAAGATAATTTTACGTATGATGACCCGTCCAAGGTACAAAGTGAATCCGTCATTGCCAACCGTTTACAAGATGCATTAAAAGCGCAATTGTCATACAGGGTTGAAACGGATTATAAAACAGGGAAAAACACAGTAAAGCTTGTTTACCAACCGAATAGCGAGGTTACATCAGGTGTACATGCTCTAACGGGGGACTGGCTAACAACGGAGGGGCTGTCTTCAACGGTACCAAATCAAACGATTACACCAATTGTGACGAAGCCATTAGCACCAAAACAGCCGAATTTAACATCAGAGCAGGTACAAGCGTTGGCGCAGAAGTTACTTGCAACAGATCTAAAGGGTGTCAAATTAACGATTGAGTCTGTCGAAGAAACAACAACGGAAACGGGTAAGGCCGTATACAATATTCAATATATGTATCAGTACAGAAATGGTGGAACAGGTACAGTATTAGTGATTGATAAAGCAACAGGGGAAATTATTAATTATAGTAATATTAAAAATAACCTCGAAGTAGAAGAGGTTGACAGTAATACAAAAGCAGAGTTAACACGTCAACAGGCATTAGAAAAGGCGGTTGCACATGTGAAAGAATGGCTCCCTTCTTATGCGCATCAGTATGCATTACCAGTAAATGAAGGCTCGTACGAAAAATATAATGACAGTTATAACTTTATGTTCCCACGTATTGTAAATGGTTTAACGGTAGTAGGAGACCAAATCTCAGTAAGTGTCGATGCCAAAACAGGGGATTTAACAAGTTTGCATGTGAACGCGTATGATAATATCGAGTGGCCAGCAGCAACAGATATTTTGACGCAACAAGAAGCAACTAAGTTGTTGGGAAGCCAGTTAAAGGTGAAGTTACAATATGTAAACCATTCAAAAGTGGAGAATGAGAAACATTATAGCTTAGCTTATCAACCTGTATTCAAAGAGGGCTCGTCTGCTGTCATTGATGCCAAAACAGGGGAATGGTTAGATGCTTATGGTATGGCGAGCTCAGATAAACCGACAATCGAGCATCCAACAGCTGCGGAGGAATTAAATTATTTAATTCATGCAGGTATTTTAGAGGCAGATGAAAAATTCAATCCCGATGCGGCCGTTACAAAAGAGACAGCGCTAAAAGTTTTACTGAATTCTGTAACATATATGTATTATAATTCTAGATTAAATGAATATGAAACGACAAATCAATCGTTTACGGATATTGCGCCAGATCATGCTATATATCAATTTGTAAACCGTGGATTAAAAATGGGTATGCTTGATACGTCTAATGGAACGTTTAATGCGACTGCAACCCTTTCAAAACAGGAACTAGCAAAATGGGTAACGGGTACGCTGAAGCTAAGTAAAGCAGCAAAACTTAGTGAAATATATGAGTTAAATTACAGTGATGCTGCACAAGTAGATAAGGAACTACGTGGCTATGTTGCACTTGCTTATGCAATGGGATTACTGGAAGCAGAAAATAATCAGCTGAAGCCAAAAAGTGAAGTAACGTATGCACAATTAGCACAAGTGACAATTCGTTTAGCCCATAAAATGAATGAATATCAGATTGACAACTATTAA
- a CDS encoding MFS transporter permease, with protein MSKLSKMLMAVASVIIVGLVGKAFILDESVKSYLVTFFFVGAGLALLRLFINAMIGKMKGKSIVVKVGFFAALLGVGVPFQSWFRTEVIFSMSKAFIVPSISVMVASVVLMTIVYGIIGKRIEAARVEELQLN; from the coding sequence ATGAGTAAATTATCAAAAATGTTAATGGCAGTTGCCAGTGTAATAATTGTTGGGTTAGTAGGGAAAGCATTTATTTTAGATGAGTCGGTGAAAAGTTATTTAGTGACATTCTTTTTCGTTGGCGCAGGATTAGCGTTATTACGTTTATTTATTAACGCGATGATTGGTAAAATGAAAGGGAAATCTATTGTTGTAAAAGTAGGATTCTTCGCTGCGCTTTTAGGTGTGGGGGTACCATTCCAAAGTTGGTTCCGTACAGAAGTGATTTTCTCGATGAGTAAAGCATTTATTGTGCCAAGTATTTCAGTGATGGTGGCAAGTGTAGTGTTGATGACGATTGTGTATGGCATCATTGGAAAACGAATTGAAGCAGCACGTGTAGAGGAGCTTCAATTAAATTAA
- a CDS encoding DUF3870 domain-containing protein produces MFHDQIIYIIGDAQVSQNNPISKQYNQFFLGIAIDRSNGIIVEVDCSATVQLTVKFIASIMVNRSIHDDQIIEHLQNRYHGSSQKALIVAFKDVQRKYNQITALPTMS; encoded by the coding sequence ATGTTCCATGATCAAATCATTTATATTATAGGAGATGCGCAAGTTTCTCAAAATAATCCTATTTCAAAACAATATAATCAGTTCTTTTTAGGAATCGCAATTGATCGTTCGAATGGTATCATTGTTGAAGTCGATTGTTCCGCTACAGTTCAATTAACAGTAAAATTCATCGCTTCAATAATGGTGAATCGTTCTATTCACGATGACCAAATCATCGAACATCTCCAAAATCGTTATCATGGATCTTCACAGAAGGCTCTCATTGTTGCGTTTAAAGATGTTCAACGAAAATATAATCAAATCACTGCTTTACCTACTATGTCATAG
- a CDS encoding DUF819 domain-containing protein has protein sequence MIQDGFMYISVLVALAAVMVFVEKKFGKTKFMKFIPGIVLIYIGAALMQTFGLFESNESTEAAYSNVRWALLPALLFLMLLKCDIRVVAKLGPKILGSFTVAVISISAGFVLVYALLKSFYVEDTWKAFGALAGSWTGGSANMVALQSILDVPETIFGYILMMDTINYAVWVMFMFWLVPFADRFNKWTKADTSYMNSIDINTDNITDEQGAKFEHILYLLGIGLLVSSLSSFIGGQLPVIGDIINGTTWTIMIASVLGLILALTPLSRIPGTFDVSNVMLYIIIALIASHSDFSNIAQAPIYIISGFLIMGIHLVIMLALAKLFKLDLFTLGIASLANIGGMASAPMLAAAYNKALIPVGVIMALMGSFLGTYFGMAIAKILSLF, from the coding sequence ATGATTCAAGATGGCTTTATGTATATTAGTGTTTTAGTTGCACTAGCAGCAGTAATGGTATTTGTAGAAAAGAAATTCGGAAAAACAAAGTTTATGAAATTTATTCCTGGTATTGTCCTAATTTATATAGGCGCCGCTTTAATGCAAACATTTGGTTTATTCGAATCAAATGAATCAACCGAAGCAGCTTATAGCAATGTAAGATGGGCACTCCTACCTGCTCTACTATTTTTAATGTTGTTAAAATGCGATATTCGGGTTGTCGCAAAGCTCGGTCCCAAAATTTTAGGCTCATTTACAGTTGCTGTCATTAGTATTAGTGCTGGTTTTGTTCTTGTATATGCATTATTGAAGTCATTTTATGTAGAGGATACATGGAAGGCATTCGGTGCTCTAGCAGGAAGCTGGACAGGTGGATCGGCTAATATGGTTGCGTTACAAAGTATTTTAGACGTTCCCGAAACTATTTTTGGCTATATTCTTATGATGGATACTATTAACTACGCTGTTTGGGTTATGTTCATGTTCTGGTTAGTACCATTCGCAGACCGCTTTAATAAATGGACAAAAGCAGATACTAGCTATATGAATTCAATCGATATTAATACAGATAACATTACAGACGAACAAGGCGCAAAATTCGAACATATTTTATATTTACTCGGAATCGGTTTGTTAGTGTCGTCTTTATCTAGCTTTATCGGCGGTCAACTACCAGTAATCGGCGATATCATTAACGGAACAACGTGGACAATTATGATTGCTTCCGTTTTAGGCTTAATTTTGGCTTTAACACCACTATCACGAATTCCTGGTACATTCGATGTTTCGAATGTCATGCTCTATATCATTATAGCTTTAATTGCTTCTCACTCTGATTTTTCAAATATTGCACAAGCGCCAATCTACATTATATCTGGTTTCTTAATTATGGGCATTCACTTAGTAATCATGCTTGCATTAGCAAAGCTTTTCAAATTAGATTTATTTACGCTAGGTATTGCCAGCTTAGCAAACATCGGCGGTATGGCTTCAGCTCCTATGCTAGCAGCTGCCTACAATAAAGCATTAATTCCAGTCGGCGTTATTATGGCCTTAATGGGGTCATTCCTCGGCACTTATTTCGGTATGGCTATCGCCAAAATTTTGTCGCTATTCTAA
- a CDS encoding dipeptide epimerase, with protein MIIEDLQIATEIIPLKTPFKTALRTVNEIENIVVKVILTDGIVGIGAAAPTYVITGDSRESIEAALLGPIRQNLIGKNILQFNEVLQIVQQCCVNNTSAKAAADIALHNAYCNVLGISVSNYLGGTKQLKTCMTIGVDTIEKMQQDAKTAVTQGYTILKVKVGDNPALDIERIDAILAAIPAHIVLRLDANQGWTPKEAISIIQQFEQKQYPIEFIEQPVKAADWEGLKYVRNHVITPIMADESMFSVQDAIKLIEGNYIDLVNIKLMKCGGIAEAMKIASLAEAKGIRCMIGSMMESSISVAAAAQVAAAHPNIHYFDLDAPLWLSTEPTHLKYVGQLVEIC; from the coding sequence ATGATAATCGAAGACTTACAAATAGCAACGGAAATTATTCCTTTAAAAACACCTTTTAAAACGGCGCTTCGTACAGTTAATGAAATTGAAAACATCGTCGTAAAAGTTATATTAACTGACGGTATAGTGGGGATCGGTGCAGCTGCTCCAACCTACGTCATTACAGGTGATAGTCGAGAAAGTATTGAAGCCGCTTTACTTGGCCCAATACGTCAAAATTTGATTGGCAAAAACATTCTACAATTCAATGAAGTGCTACAAATTGTACAACAATGCTGTGTAAATAATACAAGTGCTAAAGCTGCTGCAGATATTGCCTTGCATAATGCATACTGTAATGTATTAGGAATATCTGTTTCAAACTATTTAGGTGGCACTAAACAACTAAAAACTTGTATGACGATCGGCGTAGACACAATCGAAAAAATGCAGCAAGATGCAAAGACAGCCGTCACTCAAGGCTATACAATTCTAAAAGTTAAGGTTGGCGATAACCCAGCATTAGATATTGAACGCATCGATGCTATTTTAGCTGCCATTCCAGCGCATATTGTCTTACGTCTAGATGCAAACCAAGGCTGGACACCAAAGGAAGCAATTAGCATTATTCAACAATTCGAGCAAAAACAATACCCTATTGAATTTATAGAACAGCCTGTAAAAGCAGCGGATTGGGAAGGTTTAAAATATGTACGGAATCATGTAATAACCCCTATTATGGCAGATGAAAGTATGTTTTCTGTCCAAGATGCAATTAAGTTGATTGAGGGGAACTATATTGATTTAGTCAATATTAAACTGATGAAATGTGGCGGAATTGCTGAAGCAATGAAAATCGCAAGCCTTGCTGAGGCAAAAGGTATTCGCTGCATGATCGGCAGCATGATGGAGTCTTCAATTTCTGTCGCAGCCGCTGCCCAAGTCGCAGCAGCACACCCAAATATTCATTACTTCGATTTAGATGCACCATTATGGCTCTCTACCGAACCAACACATTTAAAATATGTTGGCCAGTTAGTTGAAATTTGTTAA
- a CDS encoding M48 family metallopeptidase encodes MAGKQINPKLIQALTNKTSNDIPTSPTFKHLGGTYVKSIVDQIKKIGTPYEKNEMMMTCKHCGQSGKYNIGILAIDISDKGQNNSQQLTGYFRCKHCNTGGQWEDSSELYFLGISALLAPDEDLPVHFGEIQLFDGTSPKYATDGEEHLLRLISTSPKSGFLWNKLGNLYLTGSRPELAMAAFEKSIELDPNQIESHLSIANLLMSIRDYQQAIHHLHHMMIAAHTYTCVEATYLRELLSHGICTSFIAATESKNKYPALPTQQQLIAAGSTIDLESEGLPAWLELSSEDITSFYSLAELFMGERALELKETIQEKKPQQKSTKSQQVQAFIDAQQSLFTKADIQNACPNVSAATITRVVNELRKNDVIEMVGHGRNTQWRKRVE; translated from the coding sequence ATGGCCGGAAAACAAATAAACCCGAAACTTATTCAAGCTTTAACGAACAAAACAAGTAATGACATTCCCACATCACCAACCTTCAAGCATTTAGGAGGAACCTATGTCAAATCCATTGTTGATCAAATCAAAAAAATCGGTACGCCTTATGAAAAAAATGAAATGATGATGACCTGCAAACACTGTGGTCAATCTGGAAAATACAATATAGGCATTTTGGCAATCGACATTTCTGACAAGGGGCAAAACAATTCACAGCAATTGACTGGCTATTTCCGTTGCAAACATTGTAATACGGGAGGACAATGGGAAGATTCATCAGAGCTTTATTTTTTAGGCATCAGTGCTTTATTGGCACCTGACGAGGATTTGCCTGTACATTTTGGGGAAATACAACTTTTTGATGGCACTTCACCAAAATATGCGACAGATGGAGAGGAGCATCTACTACGATTAATTTCAACTTCTCCTAAAAGTGGCTTCTTATGGAATAAGCTTGGTAATCTTTATTTGACAGGCTCCAGACCAGAGCTTGCGATGGCTGCCTTTGAAAAATCAATTGAATTAGATCCAAACCAAATTGAATCACATCTTTCAATCGCAAATCTCCTCATGTCGATTAGAGATTATCAGCAAGCAATTCACCACCTACATCATATGATGATTGCGGCACACACTTATACATGTGTAGAGGCAACTTATTTAAGAGAATTATTATCACATGGCATATGTACAAGCTTTATCGCTGCAACCGAATCAAAAAATAAATATCCAGCCCTGCCAACACAGCAACAGCTAATTGCTGCTGGCAGTACGATTGATTTAGAATCAGAAGGGCTCCCTGCATGGCTGGAATTATCATCAGAAGACATAACTTCGTTTTACTCATTAGCTGAACTATTTATGGGTGAGCGCGCATTAGAATTAAAAGAAACTATACAAGAGAAAAAGCCACAACAAAAGAGTACGAAAAGTCAGCAGGTACAGGCCTTTATTGATGCACAACAAAGCTTATTCACTAAAGCCGATATTCAAAATGCCTGCCCTAACGTAAGTGCAGCAACAATTACTCGCGTTGTAAACGAACTACGAAAAAATGATGTTATTGAAATGGTTGGACATGGTCGTAACACACAGTGGCGTAAGAGGGTTGAATAA